One segment of Tolypothrix sp. NIES-4075 DNA contains the following:
- a CDS encoding transposase yields the protein MDLRNGCIDNFYIYGVIEPLTGENFVLDFTHLDTMCFEIFLEKFSALYPEEIHIIQVDNGAFHFSNYLQVPENIILLFQPPHTPEVNPIERLWKEIKKTLKWECFQTLDELRKAVWEQFDKLTASQVKSIGGWNFILQALFVSGFS from the coding sequence TTGGATTTACGCAATGGATGCATAGATAACTTTTATATATATGGAGTTATAGAGCCATTAACAGGAGAGAACTTCGTTCTAGACTTTACACATTTAGATACGATGTGCTTTGAAATATTTTTAGAAAAATTTTCCGCCTTATATCCAGAGGAAATACATATTATTCAAGTAGATAATGGGGCATTTCACTTCAGTAATTACTTGCAAGTACCAGAAAATATAATTCTTTTGTTTCAGCCTCCACATACACCGGAAGTTAACCCAATTGAAAGATTATGGAAAGAGATTAAAAAAACTTTGAAATGGGAATGTTTTCAGACGTTAGATGAGTTGCGAAAAGCTGTATGGGAACAGTTCGATAAATTGACAGCTTCTCAAGTCAAATCTATTGGTGGGTGGAATTTTATTTTGCAGGCGCTATTTGTATCAGGCTTTTCGTGA